In Kwoniella dejecticola CBS 10117 chromosome 4, complete sequence, one genomic interval encodes:
- a CDS encoding threonine-tRNA ligase, whose amino-acid sequence MSAAAHPVHSSAEPAKPAEGLEPVTPGAFATQVNKKQGGEGKPNKKEKKDKKGGNASGPLELNPPPEFFAERIRIYDKYKAEYEEFVAKQERVEITVTLPDGKQIEGKAWETTPLEIARGISPGLADKVIIAKVNNQELWDLTRPLEASCDLKLLDFDSSDNNYEARQVFWHSSAHVLGEACERRYDGCCLGYGPPLEEGGFFYDMSLAGGRTISQDDYKGIEDVCKITVKEKQPFERLELPKEILLEMFKYNKYKQHYINDKVPDGTRTTVYKCGPLIDLCLGPHVPHTGRIKSLAVTKNSSSYFLGDAKNDTFQRVYGMSFPDNDRMKEYKKYLEEAAKRDHRKIGKDQELFVFNDISPGSAFFLPHGMRIYNTLMNFIKAEYFKRGFSEVGSPNMFNSKLWETSGHWQNYSEDMFKLKVDEDTFAMKPMNCPGHCVIFDSRERSYKELPLRYAEFGVLHRNEASGALSGLTRVRRFVQDDAHIFCTPDQVESELYGAFEFLDAVYKPFGFTYKVGLSTRNPKKWMGDLALWDKAEATLREVLEKKVPGKWHVNEEDAAFYGPKLDFQLTDALKRNWQCGTIQLDFNLPERFNLKYHSAEQSSDNTPGAQFSRPVMIHRAILGSLERFIAIITESSGGKWPFWLSPRQVVVIPVAKPYADYAQQVAKRFQEAGLYAEVDLSDNTLNKKIRNGQTAQWNFIMVVGQDEMDAQAVNIRNRDDEVQGREETVKLDVAVEKLIALKETKAAVSKL is encoded by the exons ATGTCAGCCGCTGCTCACCCTGTCCACTCTTCAGCGGAGCCGGCGAAACCTGCTGAAGGCCTCGAGCCAGTCACTCCGGGAGCCTTTGCTACCCAAGTAAACAAGAAGCAAGGCGGTGAAGGCAAACCGAataagaaggagaaaaaggacAAGAAAGGTGGAAATGCTAGTGGGCCATTAGAATTGAACCCACCACCAGAATTCTTCGCCGAGCGAATCCGAATCTACGATAAATACAAAGCGGAGTACGAAGAATTTGTAGCTA AACAAGAACGAGTTGAGATTACGGTCACTCTCCCAGATGGAAAACAGATAGAAGGAAAAGCATGGGAGACTACACCGTTAGAGATTGCTAGAGGTATATCACCAGGACTGGCAGATAAAGTGATAATTGCCAAAGTGAACAACCAAGAATTATGGGACCTTACTAGACCTTTAGAAGCTTCATGTGACCTGAAATTGCTCGACTTCGACTCGTCGGACAACAATTATGAAGCTAGACAAGTCTTCTGGCATTCGTCTGCGCACGTTCTCGGTGAAGCGTGTGAGAGGAGATATGATGGATGTTGTCTTGGTTATGGACCTCCTTTGGAGGAAGGTGGTTTCTTCTATGACATGAGTTTAGCAGGTGGAAGAACGATCAGTCAAGACGATTACAAAGGTATTGAGGATGTCTGTAAGATCACCGTGAAAGAGAAGCAACCCTTCGAAAGACTGGAGTTACCGAAAGAAATTCTGTTGGAAAtgttcaag TACAACAAATACAAGCAACATTATATCAACGATAAAGTACCGGATGGAACAAGAACCACTGTATACAAGTGTGGGCCTCTGATCGATTTGTGTCTGGGTCCTCACGTGCCTCACACCGGTCGTATCAAGTCTCTGGCAGTCACCAAA AACTCCTCCTCATACTTCCTCGGTGACGCTAAGAACGATACCTTCCAACGAGTGTACGGAATGTCATTCCCCGACAACGACCGAATGAAGGAGTACAAGAAGTACCTGGAAGAGGCTGCTAAGCGAGACCACCGAAAGATTGGAAAAGATCAGGAGCTCTTCGTTTTCAACGATATTAGTCCTGGAAGTGCTTTCTTCTTACCGCATGGTATGAGGATATATAACACCCTCATGAACTTCATCAAG GCTGAGTACTTCAAACGAGGCTTCTCTGAGG TCGGTTCTCCGAATATGTTTAACTCGAAATTATGGGAAACTTCGGGGCACTGGCAAAATTACTCTGAGGATatgttcaagttgaaagtcgacgaagataccTTCGCGATGAAACCGATGAACTGCCCAGGTCATTGTGTGATTTTCGATTCTCGAGAGAGGTCATACAAGGAACTGCCATTACGTTATGCCGAATTCGGTGTTTTGCACCGAAACGAAGCTAGTGGTGCTTTGTCTGGACTCACGCGAGTACGAAGATTCGTGCAGGATGATG CCCATATATTCTGTACTCCCGACCAAGTCGAATCTGAATTATACGGTGCTTTCGAATTCCTCGACGCTGTTTACAAGCCTTTCGGTTTCACCTACAAAGTCGGCTTGTCCACTCGAAATCCTAAGAAATGGATGGGCGATTTGGCATTGTGGGACAAAGCAGAAGCCACTCTTCGAGAAGTATTGGAAAAGAAGGTGCCTGGTAAATGGCATGTGAACGAAGAGGATGCCGCTTTCTACGGTCCAAAA CTCGATTTCCAACTTACCGACGCATTGAAACGAAACTGGCAATGCGGTACTATCCAA CTCGATTTCAACTTGCCTGAAAGATTCAACCTGAAATACCACTCGGCTGAACAATCTTCCGACAACACCCCCGGAGCTCAATTCTCCAGACCTGTGATGATCCACCGAGCCATCTTGGGTTCGTTAGAGAGATTCATCGCTATCATCACTGAGTCCTCTGGTGGGAAATGGCCATTCTGGTTATCGCCTCGACAAGTCGTCGTCATCCCTGTCGCCAAGCCATACGCAGACTACGCTCAACAAGTGGCCAAGCGATTCCAAGAAGCTGGATTATATGCTGAGGTGGATCTGAGTGATAATACCCtgaacaagaagatcaggaatGGTCAGACCGCTCAATGGAACTTTATCATGG TCGTCggtcaagatgagatggatgcTCAAGCTGTGAATATCCGAAATAGGGATGACGAAGTGcaaggtcgagaagagaCCGTCAAGTTGGATGTCGCTGTTGAGAAGCTGATAGCTCTCAAAGAAACGAAAGCTGCGGTAAGCAAGCTTTAA
- a CDS encoding protein transporter SEC24, whose product MSQEIHLPQGWEARWDGQSNAYIYVEQSTGKSQWEVPTQPSYGSSPPPQQSAPSHRPGRRQYPTAQIQQVYGGGGYDNQPQQQHMAAPGYPDQGGAQQQQQPQYFTPGLGGHDAHQPAYGQQPQQPAYGGQQAPSYGQQGGYGGQQQQPVDQMANQFQQMNMGYGGQGQGQPQMQGQKQLHSIQTVNLIGMQPDVSGLDAPPPPYLLPPNASVTASPHVQPDPSYQRCTLTSMPTTQSLLNKSKLPLALVMAPYRSFRESDGDDPVPVIEDSVIARCRRCRAYINPFVTFIEGGNRWKCCMCGLSNEVPQLFDWNQAENKQADRWARKELNHSVVEFIAPTEYMVRPPQPPVYAFVIDVSQQAIQSGMVAVAARTILESLDNIPNADKRTKIAIIAVSTSLHFFSLPVGATEASMLVVSDLTDVFLPKPVDLLVNLTESRPAIESLLGKLSDMFQDSHTVGNALGSALQAAHQLIGKIGGKIIALTATLPTLGEGALKARDDPKLLGTSKESSLLNAASSFYKTFAIECSKQQVAVDMFLFSTSYTDVATLSCLPRYTAGQTYLYPGFNASRSEDAIKFATEFSKVLAMPIGLEAVIRVRASRGIRMSAFHGNFFIRSTDLLALPVVPTDQNYVIELQLEDDIKGSFVVLQTAILHTTCYGERRIRVITQAMPTTDSISELYGSADQIAIATYLTNKAVERSMSHSLDDARNTITNKLGDMLSVYKNHVTSSAGASAQLAVPDNLKLLPLLCCALVKHVGLREGASIPPDLRAYAQCLLTTLPCQSLIPYIHPRFYSLHNMPPEAGNPGDDGIITLPPALNLTSERLERHGLFLIEDGQNIFIWVGHEAVPRLIQDVFDLPSYGELTGGKTTLPLLENPFSQRVNNIVAKTRELRRGVYRPHVYVVKSDAEPALRSWALSLLVEDRMDHMSSYAQYLTTVKSKVGSNVSL is encoded by the exons ATGTCTCAGGAGATCCACCTGCCGCAAGGTTGGGAAGCTAGATG GGACGGACAATCGAATGCTTATATCTATGTCG AACAATCCACCGGTAAATCTCAATGGGAAGTTCCCACTCAACCTTCTTACGGCTCATCTCCTCCCCCACAACAATCCGCTCCTTCTCACCGACCAGGCCGTCGGCAGTATCCCACCGCCCAGATTCAACAGGTATacggtggaggaggatatgaCAAccaacctcaacagcaacacaTGGCTGCTCCGGGATatccagatcaaggtggagctcaacagcaacaacagcctCAATACTTCACACCTGGATTAGGCGGACATGATGCGCACCAGCCTGCTTACGGACAGCAGCCCCAACAACCCGCCTACGGTGGTCAACAGGCTCCGTCGTACGGTCaacaaggtggatatgggggtcaacaacagcaaccgGTGGATCAAATGGCCAACCAATTCCAACAGATGAATATGGGTTACGGcggtcaaggtcaaggtcaacccCAAATGCAAGGTCAAAAACAACTTCACTCTATCCAGACTGTGAATCTGATCGGCATGCAGCCTGATGTCTCCGGCTTGGacgctcctcctcctccttaCCTTCTACCGCCCAACGCCTCCGTGACTGCTTCACCCCACGTCCAGCCTGATCCCTCTTACCAACGATGCACCTTGACATCTATGCCTACCACCCAATCACTGCTCAACAAGTCCAAACTACCTCTAGCATTAGTCATGGCTCCTTACAGGTCATTCAGGGAATCTGACGGAGACGACCCTGTCCCAGTCATCGAGGACAGCGTGATTGCGCGATGTAGACGATGTAGAGCGTACATAAACCCCTTCGTCACATTCATCGAGGGTGGAAATAGGTGGAAATGTTGCATGTGTGGACTTAGCAATGAGGTACCCCAACTATTCGATTGGAATCAAGCAGAGAACAAGCAAGCGGATAGATGGGCAAGGAAGGAACTGAATCACTCTGTGGTGGAATTCATCGCTCCGACCGAATACATGGTCCGACCACCCCAACCACCTGTATACGCCTTCGTCATCGATGTCAGTCAACAAGCCATACAATCCGGCATGGTCGCTGTCGCCGCTCGAACCATCTTGGAAAGTCTAGATAATATACCCAACGCGGACAAGCGAACTAAGATCGCCATTATCGCCGTATCTACCTCGTTacacttcttctcccttcctgtCGGCGCGACTGAAGCCTCCATGCTGGTCGTATCTGACTTGACCGATGTCTTCTTGCCTAAACCCGTTGACCTGCTGGTCAATCTCACGGAATCTCGTCCGGCTATAGAATCCTTACTGGGCAAATTAAGCGATATGTTCCAAGATTCTCATACTGTCGGCAATGCGCTCGGATCAGCTCTTCAAGCGGCTCACCAACTGATCGGCAAGATTGGAGGAAAGATCATCGCCCTAACAGCTACCTTGCCAACATTAGGAGAAGGAGCACTCAAAGCTAGAGATGATCCGAAATTACTGGGTACGAGCAAAGAATCTTCCTTGCTCAATGCCGCTTCCAGCTTCTACAAGACGTTCGCCATTGAGTGTTCGAAACAGCAAGTGGCAGTCGACATGTTCCTATTCTCGACTTCGTACACCGACGTAGCCACCTTGTCCTGCTTACCGAGATATACAGCCGGTCAGACATACCTATACCCTGGATTCAACGCGTCCAGATCTGAAGACGCCATCAAATTCGCAACCGAGTTCAGTAAGGTCTTGGCCATGCCAATAGGATTGGAGGCGGTGATCAGAGTGAGAGCATCAAGGGGTATCAGGATGTCGGCTTTCCACGGAAACTTCTTCATTCGATCTACCGATCTTCTGGCTTTACCCGTCGTGCCTACCGATCAGAACTACGTGATCGAATTACAACTGGAAGACGACATCAAGGGTTCTTTCGTAGTTCTTCAAACGGCTATTCTCCATACAACGTGCTACGGGGAACGACGGATCCGAGTCATCACTCAAGCTATGCCTACTACGGATTCGATCAGCGAATTGTACGGCTCAGCGGACCAAATTGCCATCGCTACTTACTTGACCAACAAGGCTGTCGAGCGATCCATGTCGCATTCCCTCGACGACGCCCGAAATACCATCACCAACAAGCTCGGCGACATGCTCAGCGTGTACAAGAACCACGTCACCTCTTCCGCCGGCGCTTCAGCCCAATTAGCCGTTCCCGATAATCTCAAATTACTCCCTCTATTATGTTGCGCCTTGGTCAAACACGTCGGTCTGCGAGAAGGTGCTTCCATCCCACCTGATCTTCGGGCGTATGCTCAGTGTCTATTGACTACACTCCCATGTCAATCGCTTATCCCCTATATCCACCCGAGGTTCTACTCTCTGCACAATATGCCACCTGAAGCTGGGAACCCAGGGGACGACGGTATAATCACCCTTCCGCCGGCGCTCAACCTGACGTCGGAACGATTAGAAAGACACGGTCTGTTCCTCATTGAAGATGGACAGAACATATTCATTTGGGTAGGCCACGAAGCTGTCCCCCGTCTGATCCAAGATGTCTTTGACTTGCCGTCGTACGGTGAATTGACGGGAGGTAAAACGACGTTACCACTATTGGAGAATCCGTTCTCTCAACGAGTGAATAACATCGTTGCGAAAACCCGAGAGTTGCGAAGAGGGGTATACAGGCCCCATGTCTACGTGGTGAAATCTGATGCGGAGCCAGCGTTGAGATCGTGGGCCCTGAGTCTGTTGGTGGAAGATAGGATGGATCATATGAGTAGTTATGCCCAGTATTTGACCACGGTGAAGTCGAAGGTGGGTTCGAATGTTTCTCTTTGA
- a CDS encoding tRNA (guanine-N(7)-)-methyltransferase — protein MSKRSHDQVDEMQAGPSTSTSTASATSSLTPATNGSNGSGEVNIGLLQIPQKRFYRQRAHANVFVDHELDYPKSPAEMDWSFHYPKFFSHPDQAEPDASSASADEAQTQKQVEWADVGCGFGGLLMALAPMFPDTLMLGMEIRMSVTKYVTDRIAATRQYQSMLPPDSPQRQPGEYQNVSVIRANAMKHIGNFFEKGQLSKIFFLFPDPHFKNRKQKARIITPGLLAEYAYVLRPGGILYTVTDVKDLHEWMALHLNNHPLFIPIPNEELADDPILEAARTSTEEGKKVERNKGDKWVACFRRAENPED, from the exons ATGTCAAAACGATCGCACGACCAAGTAGACGAGATGCAAGCTGgaccctcaacttcgacttcgaccgCGAGCGCGACATCCTCGTTGACGCCTGCTACGAATGGTTCGAATGGGTCGGGCGAAGTCAACATCGGTTTATTACAAATACCGCAG AAACGGTTCTATCGACAAAGAGCACATGCGAATGTCTTCGTGGATCATGAGCTGGATTA CCCAAAATCACCAGCCGAGATGGACTGGTCATTCCACTATCCAAAATTCTTCTCGCACCCAGACCAAGCCGAACCCGACGCATCATCCGCGTCGGCAGACGAAGCCCAGACTCAGAAGCAGGTAGAATGGGCAGATGTAGGATGTGGGTTCGGCGGATTGTTGATGGCTTTAGCACCTATGTTTCCCGATACTTTGATGTTGG GTATGGAAATTCGTATGTCAGTCACGAAATACGTTACCGATCGAATAGCTGCGACGCGTCAATATCAATCGATGTTACCGCCCGACTCACCACAAAGGCAGCCGGGAGAATACCAGAACGTCTCGGTGATCAGAGCGAACGCTATGAAACATATTGGGAATTTCTTCGAAAAGGGGCAG CTCtccaagatcttcttcctcttcccagATCCACACTTCAAGAACCGTAAACAAAAGGCAAGGATCATAAC ACCGGGTTTGTTAGCTGAATATGCTTACGTGCTGAGGCCCGGAGGTATACTATACACAGTGACTGATGTGAAGG ATCTACACGAATGGATGGCATTGCATCTGAATAATCACCCTTTATTCATACCTATCCCAAACGAGGAATTGGCGGACGACCCGATATTGGAAGCTGCTAGGACGTCGActgaggaagggaagaaagtaGAGAGGAATAAGGGCGATAAGTGGGTTGCATGTTTCAGGAGGGCTGAAAATCCAGAAGACTAG